From the Teredinibacter turnerae T7901 genome, one window contains:
- a CDS encoding TonB-dependent receptor, which translates to MNRSYFPLCLSLLSGVVYATPPALEEVLVTGELRQVNQLTLANSVSVISADAIAQRNAKNLEDILNVAPNVNFSTGASRGRFIQIRGIGERSQFESPMNPSVGVIVDGIDFTGLATGVATLDTAQVEIFRGPQGTLYGANALAGMINVTGNGAADATEGRINVGVGNYGSYDVSGMVNAPLAENVGWRLAAQRNVSDGYIENAYLGRDDTNNIDELNLRNLLRFDISSTLSLSLTSYYIDIDNGYDAFSLDNNRTTLSDEPGHDRQETHAHALKADYTGLSFADVTGLLSYANSQTEYGYDEDWSYRDICSIDSDCAYYQYSTTDNYLRDNDNLTIDLRLLSKPEEQGVRWAMGLYHRDQTVDLLRTYVNNDPDGDPYLPVATPEISTYSSDYQTENTAVYGQLDIPVGDRLTLITGARLERFTADFSDSQNEQFAPEDNLWGGKIAIEYQAASNHFVYALVSRGYKVLGFSPDPDLNAADKTFDTETMHNYELGWKAHWNNTLQFSTAVFYQERSDIQIKQSRSYQIDNTTQFVDLIDNAPGGENYGLETELRWYATDALSIVGTLALLETGYDTYLNCSHVDSDLANGRCYDMSQRPQAHAPKTQYFVAANYRLPAGLMFRLEVEGKDSFYFSESHNEQSDAYTLLNARAEYALGAATLALWIKNITDETVETRGFYFSHDYGNDPRNGYAPEPYTQKGAPRTMGASISYEF; encoded by the coding sequence ATGAATCGCTCGTATTTTCCCCTGTGTTTGTCCCTGCTTTCCGGTGTGGTTTATGCCACGCCCCCCGCATTGGAAGAAGTCCTGGTAACCGGTGAACTGCGCCAGGTCAATCAGCTCACCCTGGCCAACAGTGTTAGTGTTATCAGCGCGGATGCTATCGCTCAGCGCAATGCAAAAAATCTAGAAGATATATTGAATGTAGCTCCCAACGTAAACTTCTCGACCGGCGCATCGCGTGGCCGGTTTATCCAGATTCGCGGTATAGGTGAACGCAGTCAGTTTGAATCGCCGATGAACCCTTCTGTGGGGGTAATCGTCGATGGAATCGACTTCACTGGACTGGCGACTGGCGTGGCCACACTGGATACTGCACAAGTCGAAATTTTCCGTGGCCCGCAGGGCACACTATACGGAGCCAATGCGTTAGCGGGTATGATCAATGTCACCGGTAACGGCGCAGCGGATGCAACCGAAGGGAGGATAAACGTCGGTGTTGGCAATTACGGCAGCTACGATGTCAGTGGCATGGTCAACGCGCCTCTGGCAGAAAATGTCGGATGGCGATTGGCGGCGCAACGCAATGTGAGTGACGGCTACATCGAGAATGCATATCTCGGTCGCGACGATACCAATAATATCGACGAGTTAAACCTGCGCAACCTTTTGCGTTTTGATATTTCGAGCACGTTGAGTCTTAGCTTGACCAGCTATTACATCGATATCGATAACGGTTACGACGCCTTTAGTCTGGATAACAACCGCACAACCCTATCCGACGAACCCGGCCACGACCGTCAGGAAACGCATGCTCATGCGTTAAAAGCTGACTACACAGGTCTCAGCTTTGCCGATGTTACCGGATTATTGAGCTATGCAAACAGCCAAACTGAATACGGGTATGATGAAGATTGGTCCTACCGGGATATTTGCTCGATAGACTCAGACTGCGCTTACTATCAATATTCCACGACCGATAACTATTTACGTGATAACGATAATCTCACCATAGACCTGCGCCTGCTCTCCAAGCCGGAAGAGCAAGGGGTACGCTGGGCGATGGGGCTGTATCATCGTGATCAAACGGTGGATTTACTGCGGACCTACGTTAATAACGACCCAGATGGCGATCCCTATCTGCCTGTCGCGACCCCTGAGATCTCTACCTATTCCAGCGATTACCAAACCGAAAATACTGCAGTTTACGGGCAGCTGGATATTCCCGTGGGCGATCGGCTGACCCTTATAACCGGTGCGCGTTTAGAACGCTTTACCGCTGATTTTAGCGATAGTCAGAATGAGCAGTTTGCACCGGAGGACAATTTGTGGGGTGGCAAAATTGCTATTGAGTATCAAGCAGCGAGTAACCATTTTGTCTATGCGTTGGTATCGCGCGGTTACAAAGTGCTGGGGTTTAGTCCAGATCCGGACTTAAACGCTGCCGATAAAACATTCGACACCGAAACCATGCACAACTATGAACTGGGTTGGAAAGCGCATTGGAACAACACGCTGCAGTTCAGCACGGCCGTGTTTTATCAAGAACGCAGTGATATTCAAATAAAACAGTCGCGTTCCTATCAAATCGACAACACGACGCAGTTTGTCGATTTAATTGATAATGCCCCCGGTGGCGAAAACTATGGTCTGGAAACCGAATTGCGCTGGTACGCTACCGATGCGTTGTCAATTGTCGGTACCCTCGCATTGCTCGAAACCGGTTATGACACCTATTTAAATTGCAGCCATGTGGATTCTGATCTGGCCAATGGCCGCTGCTACGATATGAGCCAACGACCGCAAGCCCACGCGCCAAAAACCCAATATTTTGTAGCGGCAAACTATCGGTTGCCAGCGGGTTTGATGTTCCGTTTGGAGGTTGAAGGGAAAGACAGCTTTTATTTTTCCGAAAGCCATAACGAACAAAGCGATGCCTACACATTGCTAAACGCCCGTGCTGAATATGCGCTTGGTGCCGCGACCCTGGCGCTGTGGATTAAAAATATTACCGACGAAACTGTTGAAACTCGTGGGTTTTACTTCAGCCATGACTACGGCAACGATCCGCGTAATGGCTACGCGCCCGAACCGTATACCCAGAAAGGCGCGCCGCGTACTATGGGTGCCAGTATCAGCTACGAATTTTAA
- the pnuC gene encoding nicotinamide riboside transporter PnuC, producing the protein MVEFFQQGLHAFLQQSAAELAAVALGLAYLILAMRQSIWCWPCAFLSTALFAWVFFDVSLVMESVLNVYYMAMAAYGFWCWQRRGDVPVLPITTWPLRTHTLAIGGIALLTLVSGYLLTSHTQAAWPYLDSFTTWGSVITTFMVARKIFENWLYWLVIDSVALFLYWDRELYGAALLMVVYLVLIVVGTVTWYRQWQQQTECVAAS; encoded by the coding sequence GTGGTTGAGTTTTTCCAACAGGGGCTTCACGCTTTTTTGCAACAGTCGGCAGCTGAACTCGCAGCCGTCGCACTGGGTTTGGCCTACCTGATATTGGCGATGCGTCAGAGTATCTGGTGTTGGCCGTGCGCGTTTTTAAGCACGGCGCTATTTGCGTGGGTGTTTTTCGATGTATCCCTGGTAATGGAGTCTGTATTAAACGTGTATTACATGGCGATGGCGGCCTATGGTTTCTGGTGTTGGCAACGGCGAGGGGATGTACCGGTACTGCCTATTACGACCTGGCCTTTGCGCACCCACACGCTTGCCATTGGCGGGATTGCACTGCTTACACTGGTAAGTGGATACTTGCTGACGTCGCACACCCAGGCTGCCTGGCCCTACCTGGACTCTTTTACGACTTGGGGTAGTGTGATTACTACCTTTATGGTTGCGCGCAAGATATTTGAAAACTGGTTGTATTGGCTTGTTATTGATTCCGTTGCCTTGTTTTTATATTGGGACCGCGAGCTGTATGGCGCTGCTCTGCTGATGGTGGTTTATCTGGTGCTCATTGTGGTGGGCACGGTAACCTGGTATCGCCAGTGGCAACAACAAACCGAATGTGTCGCTGCGTCGTGA
- a CDS encoding histidine kinase, protein MKLSVELTYYPLQQTDHIAAIKQVIDKLNSYSDIKVETFPTATVVMGDYPVVMAMLNEVIAWGYNQFGRSVFVAKFLPSYEAL, encoded by the coding sequence ATGAAACTTAGTGTTGAGTTAACCTACTACCCCTTGCAGCAAACTGATCATATCGCCGCAATTAAACAGGTGATCGATAAACTGAATAGCTACAGCGACATTAAAGTTGAAACCTTTCCGACGGCAACAGTGGTGATGGGCGATTACCCCGTTGTAATGGCAATGCTTAACGAGGTTATTGCCTGGGGTTACAATCAGTTTGGCCGCAGTGTCTTCGTTGCTAAATTTCTGCCTTCCTACGAGGCTCTATAG